From the genome of Paraburkholderia aromaticivorans, one region includes:
- a CDS encoding glycosyltransferase family 4 protein encodes MTASVTIFHNVVWSRHKGVVFSALHNISASGAIRYSMVQIADTEHDRVGFSDVDYSFHRYPMQKLFDGCYEDVPTMKLIVRLTWEVLRTKSDLIVLPGYHRPEYWAMLAACIVTGKRRAVFCDSTARDRPKKLLTSIPKRVFFSLCDGYFGFGERSREYLLSLGAKRDKIFVPCQAAALPGSFSPERALVERVAARAGNPPVFLFVGRLSEEKGIGTLIEALAGLRRRVPAAKLRIVGTGPMREALHAKVAELELGDAVTFVGSLQDEPLTREYYGATCMVLPSYSEPWGLVVNEALAHGCPAVVSESCGCVPELVVDGVSGYAFTAGDVAGLQRTMLKAMEAFADAGGTARRCMDVIRRFDPPSAAANIARGCALMLSD; translated from the coding sequence ATGACAGCGTCAGTCACGATCTTTCACAACGTCGTGTGGTCGCGCCACAAGGGTGTCGTGTTTTCCGCCTTGCATAACATTTCGGCTTCCGGAGCGATTCGCTATTCGATGGTGCAGATCGCCGATACGGAGCACGACCGCGTCGGGTTTTCCGACGTCGACTATTCGTTTCACCGCTATCCGATGCAAAAGCTGTTCGACGGCTGCTACGAAGACGTGCCGACCATGAAGCTGATCGTGCGGCTCACGTGGGAGGTCTTGCGCACCAAGTCGGACCTGATCGTGCTGCCGGGCTATCACCGCCCGGAATACTGGGCGATGCTCGCGGCTTGCATCGTGACCGGCAAGCGGCGCGCGGTGTTCTGCGATTCGACCGCGCGCGACCGGCCCAAGAAGCTGCTCACGTCGATTCCGAAGCGGGTATTTTTCTCGCTGTGCGACGGCTATTTCGGCTTCGGCGAGCGCAGCCGCGAGTATCTGCTGTCGCTCGGCGCAAAGCGCGACAAGATTTTCGTGCCGTGTCAGGCGGCAGCGTTGCCGGGCTCGTTCTCTCCGGAACGGGCGCTGGTCGAACGGGTCGCCGCGCGCGCCGGTAATCCGCCCGTGTTTCTGTTCGTGGGACGTCTGTCCGAAGAAAAAGGCATCGGCACGCTGATCGAGGCGCTGGCCGGATTGCGGCGCCGGGTTCCGGCCGCGAAGCTGCGCATAGTCGGCACCGGCCCGATGCGCGAAGCACTGCATGCGAAGGTGGCAGAGCTCGAACTCGGCGACGCGGTGACGTTCGTCGGCAGTCTGCAGGACGAGCCGCTTACGCGGGAGTATTACGGCGCCACCTGCATGGTGTTGCCGAGCTACAGCGAACCATGGGGACTGGTGGTGAACGAAGCGCTCGCGCACGGTTGCCCGGCGGTGGTCAGCGAGAGTTGCGGCTGCGTACCGGAACTGGTGGTCGACGGGGTGAGCGGCTACGCGTTTACCGCGGGCGATGTCGCCGGGCTGCAGCGCACCATGCTCAAGGCAATGGAAGCGTTCGCCGATGCGGGCGGCACCGCGCGCCGGTGCATGGATGTGATTCGCCGGTTCGATCCGCCTTCCGCGGCTGCCAATATCGCCCGCGGCTGCGCGTTGATGTTGAGCGACTAG
- a CDS encoding GDP-L-fucose synthase family protein, with product MNKQARIFVAGHRGMVGSALVRRLAAEGYPNVITRSRRELDLTDQAAVNRFFESEQIDVVLLAAARVGGILANATRPGEFIYENLVIETNVIHAAYRAKVERLVFFGSSCIYPKQCPQPIREEYLLSSPLEPTNDAYAIAKIAGVKLCEAYNREYNTQYVALMPTNLYGPNDNYDLNSSHVLPALLRKAHEAKLNGDATLSVWGSGTPRREFLHVDDLAAATLFVLEHDVTVGLFNVGVGEDLSIRELAECICKVVGFDGELVFDASKPDGTPRKLLDVSRLAQMGWRATIGLEEGIASTYRNFVESHAGSTPAAAVEA from the coding sequence ATGAACAAACAAGCACGTATTTTCGTCGCGGGACACCGTGGCATGGTCGGCTCCGCGCTGGTCAGGCGTCTTGCCGCCGAGGGGTATCCGAACGTGATCACCCGCTCGCGCCGGGAGCTCGACCTCACGGATCAGGCGGCCGTGAACCGTTTCTTCGAAAGCGAACAGATCGACGTGGTGCTACTCGCGGCGGCGCGCGTGGGCGGCATTCTCGCGAACGCGACGCGGCCGGGTGAGTTCATTTATGAAAATCTGGTGATCGAAACCAACGTGATTCACGCGGCGTATCGCGCCAAGGTCGAGCGGCTGGTGTTCTTCGGTTCGTCGTGCATTTATCCGAAGCAATGCCCGCAGCCCATCCGCGAGGAGTATCTGCTGAGCTCGCCGCTGGAACCGACCAACGACGCCTATGCGATCGCGAAGATTGCCGGCGTCAAGCTGTGCGAAGCCTATAACCGCGAGTACAACACGCAGTACGTCGCGTTGATGCCGACCAATCTGTACGGCCCGAACGACAACTACGACCTGAATAGCAGCCACGTGTTGCCGGCGCTTCTGCGCAAGGCGCACGAAGCGAAGCTGAACGGCGACGCCACGCTGTCCGTGTGGGGTTCGGGCACGCCGCGCCGCGAGTTTTTGCATGTCGACGACCTGGCCGCGGCCACGCTGTTCGTGCTCGAACACGACGTGACGGTAGGCCTGTTCAATGTCGGCGTGGGCGAGGACCTGTCGATTCGCGAGCTGGCCGAATGCATCTGCAAGGTGGTCGGCTTCGATGGTGAACTCGTGTTCGACGCCTCGAAACCCGATGGCACGCCGCGCAAGCTGCTCGACGTCTCCCGCCTCGCGCAAATGGGGTGGCGCGCAACGATCGGGCTGGAGGAGGGGATCGCTTCCACCTATCGGAACTTTGTCGAATCCCATGCCGGTTCGACACCCGCTGCCGCCGTCGAGGCATAG
- the gmd gene encoding GDP-mannose 4,6-dehydratase: protein MKRKVALITGITGQDGSYLAELLLAKDYDVHGIKRRSSLFNTDRIDHLYRDPHDPDQRLFLHHADLTDSTSLLRVIQRVEPDEIYNLAAQSHVAVSFEEPEYTANADGLGALRILEAIRILGLQEKTRFYQASTSELYGLVQQVPQSETTPFYPRSPYAVAKLFAYWTTVNYREAYGLYACNGILFNHESPVRGETFVTRKITRAVARIAVGMQKTLYLGNLSALRDWGHARDYVEMQWRMLQQEQPEDYVIATGVQYSVRQFVQHAAAELGVTVRFEGSGVEEIGIVEKVEGREIKMSPGDVIVRVDPRYFRPAEVETLLGDPSKAHAKLGWQPTTSFASLVKEMVRSDYQIARRDALVTLAGFTALEHHE from the coding sequence ATGAAACGTAAGGTCGCGCTGATCACCGGCATCACAGGACAGGACGGATCGTATCTGGCGGAGTTGTTGCTCGCCAAGGATTACGACGTACACGGCATCAAACGCAGGTCATCCCTGTTCAATACGGACCGGATCGATCACCTGTACCGCGATCCTCACGATCCGGACCAGCGACTCTTCCTGCATCACGCGGACCTGACCGACTCGACCAGCCTTCTGCGCGTGATCCAGCGTGTCGAGCCCGACGAGATCTACAACCTCGCCGCGCAGAGCCACGTCGCGGTGTCGTTCGAGGAGCCCGAATACACCGCCAACGCGGACGGCCTCGGCGCGTTGCGGATTCTCGAAGCGATCCGGATTCTCGGGCTGCAGGAAAAGACCCGCTTCTATCAGGCCTCGACCTCGGAGCTGTACGGCCTCGTGCAACAGGTGCCGCAGTCGGAGACCACGCCGTTCTATCCGCGCAGCCCGTACGCGGTCGCCAAGCTGTTCGCGTACTGGACCACGGTCAATTATCGCGAGGCTTACGGTCTCTATGCGTGCAACGGGATTCTGTTCAACCACGAATCGCCGGTGCGCGGCGAGACGTTCGTGACGCGCAAGATCACGCGCGCCGTCGCGCGGATCGCGGTGGGCATGCAGAAGACCTTGTATCTCGGCAATCTGTCGGCGCTGCGCGATTGGGGCCATGCGCGCGATTACGTCGAGATGCAATGGCGCATGCTCCAGCAGGAGCAGCCGGAGGATTACGTGATCGCCACCGGCGTGCAGTACAGCGTGCGGCAGTTCGTGCAGCACGCGGCCGCCGAGCTCGGCGTCACCGTGCGCTTCGAAGGCAGCGGCGTGGAGGAAATCGGCATTGTCGAGAAGGTGGAAGGGCGCGAGATCAAGATGTCGCCGGGCGACGTGATCGTGCGCGTCGATCCGCGCTACTTCCGGCCCGCCGAGGTCGAGACGCTGCTCGGCGATCCGTCGAAGGCGCATGCGAAGCTCGGCTGGCAGCCGACCACCTCGTTCGCCTCGCTGGTCAAGGAAATGGTGCGCTCGGACTATCAGATTGCACGACGTGACGCGCTCGTCACGCTGGCCGGATTCACGGCGCTGGAACATCACGAGTAA
- a CDS encoding polysaccharide biosynthesis tyrosine autokinase → MAINFENRYTDVSGPDELHLSDYLRTIVRGWRTIVMVTLIALALGCAYAFLAPPTYRADVLFHVEDKTANANANGKDSLPPLTGMFDTKPSTAAEIELLKSRLVTEETVKKLHLDITAGPRYFPIIGGMIAGLVNGQWGFKLPQFINLSGYAWGDESISVSQFDTSKEMYDTTFTLVSGNDGSYVLRDKNGIAILSGKVGETVATDTADGPITLRVDKLVGPAGSRFELSRASTLSTVDRLQKALVVQETTLQSGVIRASLEGGDSALTAAIVNSMAREFVRQDVESRSTEAEHMLAFLDQQLPGLRKELDDAEQRYNKFRNTHGTVDLGEESRLLLQQIVDNKTKLMDLQQQRAEMSQRFTANHPAVAALDAQIAALQGAAANMNRSVAVMPDTEQTALRLLRDVHVDTELYTNLLNSAQQLRVAKAGQVGSVRVVDFAEAPDEPVRPKRVIAILIALGGGLVLGILLTFFKRAMYGGVERPDELEGMLGVPVFAVVPRSQTQLKLQENVMLRRRGLHVLAQQAPEDIAVEGVRNLRTSLQLSLDHAENNVVMITGSRPDSGKSFLSVNLAALVASANKRVLIIDGDMRRGDVHSHFGVAHQPGLSDVLSGGDLSAMIQRDVLPGLDVLAKGTLPSHPAELLMSKRFETMLEELKSHYDLVIVDTPPVLAVTDSTLIGKHAGTTLLVVRHGRHPLNEVVETAKRLRNGGVPLRGVLLTDVPQEGAFLGSGYQGGYYGYDSIAG, encoded by the coding sequence ATGGCAATCAACTTCGAAAACCGCTACACCGACGTGTCCGGACCGGACGAGCTTCATCTGTCGGACTATCTGCGTACGATCGTGCGAGGCTGGCGCACCATCGTGATGGTGACGCTGATCGCGCTCGCGCTGGGGTGCGCGTACGCTTTCCTCGCGCCGCCGACTTACCGCGCGGACGTTCTGTTCCACGTCGAAGACAAGACGGCCAATGCCAATGCGAACGGCAAGGATTCCTTGCCGCCGCTCACCGGCATGTTCGACACCAAGCCTTCGACGGCGGCCGAGATCGAGTTGCTCAAGTCGCGTCTCGTCACGGAAGAAACCGTCAAGAAACTGCACCTCGATATCACGGCCGGACCGCGCTATTTTCCGATCATCGGCGGAATGATCGCGGGGTTGGTGAACGGGCAATGGGGCTTCAAGTTGCCGCAGTTCATCAACCTGTCCGGCTATGCCTGGGGTGACGAGAGCATTTCGGTGTCGCAGTTCGACACGTCGAAGGAAATGTACGACACGACCTTCACGCTGGTGTCCGGCAATGACGGCTCGTACGTGTTGCGCGACAAGAACGGTATCGCGATTCTGTCGGGCAAAGTGGGCGAAACCGTGGCAACGGATACCGCGGACGGCCCGATCACGCTGCGCGTCGACAAGCTGGTCGGCCCCGCCGGCTCGCGTTTCGAATTGTCGCGCGCCTCGACCTTGAGCACGGTGGACCGCCTGCAGAAAGCGCTGGTGGTGCAGGAAACCACGCTGCAATCCGGCGTGATCCGTGCGAGCCTGGAAGGCGGCGACAGCGCGCTGACCGCGGCGATCGTCAACAGCATGGCGCGCGAATTCGTGCGTCAGGATGTGGAAAGCCGTTCGACCGAAGCCGAGCACATGCTGGCCTTCCTCGATCAGCAACTGCCGGGCTTGCGCAAGGAACTCGACGACGCCGAGCAACGCTACAACAAGTTCCGCAATACGCACGGCACGGTCGATCTGGGTGAGGAAAGCCGCCTGTTGCTGCAACAGATCGTCGATAACAAGACCAAGCTGATGGATCTGCAGCAGCAACGCGCGGAGATGTCGCAACGCTTCACGGCGAATCACCCGGCAGTGGCCGCGCTCGACGCGCAGATCGCCGCCTTGCAAGGCGCGGCGGCGAACATGAACCGCAGCGTGGCGGTCATGCCGGATACGGAGCAGACGGCATTGCGTCTGCTGCGCGACGTGCACGTCGACACGGAGCTGTACACCAATCTGCTGAACAGCGCGCAGCAGCTGCGCGTGGCCAAGGCGGGGCAGGTGGGCAGCGTGCGCGTGGTCGACTTCGCCGAAGCGCCTGACGAACCCGTGCGGCCGAAGCGCGTGATCGCGATCCTGATCGCGCTCGGCGGCGGCCTCGTGCTCGGCATCCTGCTGACCTTCTTCAAGCGCGCCATGTACGGCGGCGTGGAGCGGCCTGACGAACTCGAAGGCATGCTCGGCGTGCCGGTGTTCGCGGTGGTCCCGCGCAGCCAGACCCAGCTGAAGCTGCAGGAGAACGTCATGCTGCGCCGTCGCGGGCTGCATGTGCTGGCGCAGCAGGCGCCGGAAGACATCGCCGTGGAAGGCGTGCGCAATCTGCGCACGTCGCTGCAGCTCTCGCTCGATCACGCCGAGAACAACGTGGTGATGATCACCGGCTCGCGGCCCGATTCCGGCAAGTCGTTCCTCTCGGTGAATCTGGCGGCGCTGGTCGCGTCGGCGAACAAGCGCGTGCTGATCATCGACGGCGATATGCGGCGCGGCGACGTGCACTCGCATTTCGGTGTCGCGCATCAGCCGGGTCTCTCGGACGTGCTGAGCGGCGGCGATCTGAGCGCGATGATCCAGCGCGACGTGCTGCCGGGCCTCGACGTGCTCGCAAAGGGCACGCTGCCCTCGCATCCGGCCGAACTGCTGATGAGCAAGCGCTTCGAAACGATGCTCGAAGAGCTGAAGTCGCATTACGACCTCGTGATCGTCGATACGCCGCCGGTTCTGGCGGTGACCGACTCGACGCTGATCGGCAAGCACGCGGGCACGACGCTGCTGGTGGTGCGCCACGGCCGCCATCCGCTCAACGAGGTCGTCGAGACGGCCAAGCGGCTGCGCAACGGCGGCGTGCCGCTCAGAGGCGTGCTGCTGACCGACGTGCCGCAGGAAGGCGCGTTCCTCGGCTCGGGCTATCAGGGTGGTTACTACGGCTACGACAGTATTGCCGGTTGA
- a CDS encoding polysaccharide biosynthesis/export family protein translates to MSSLGLRTGSLLVFATAALLSGCGIAPGQRMITPAAIQDTGGDYSTEANTQQQIPITDINLTLLRKMNQAQSTAPLSPQMVALFGKPTAYKVGPGDVLQIVVWDHPELAAALGQPAQNSKTTDAAPGFLIDENGDVQFPYAGTVHVAGKDVASIQKELSRRLSKVYQKPEVTVRVASFRAAQVYVDGEVRTPGAQSVNDIPMSLTTAISLSGGLSANADRSRVVLLRNGVPYQLNIDDLIKRGRNPSDIYLQPGDVLRVASREDSGVYVMGEVNKPATILPMRNGSLTLSQAISDSGSFDSNTAAARQLFVIRNSTSEKPEVYHLDATSPVSMVLANQFELQPKDVVYVGQGGLVRFNRVLNLLLPAINAAVTGVVLTK, encoded by the coding sequence ATGAGCTCGCTTGGTTTACGCACGGGAAGTCTCCTGGTTTTCGCTACTGCAGCACTGCTTTCCGGGTGCGGTATCGCACCGGGCCAGCGGATGATTACGCCTGCCGCAATTCAGGACACGGGCGGTGATTACAGTACCGAAGCGAACACGCAACAACAGATTCCGATCACCGACATCAACCTGACGTTGCTGCGCAAGATGAATCAGGCGCAGAGCACCGCGCCGCTCTCGCCGCAGATGGTCGCGCTGTTCGGCAAGCCCACCGCTTATAAGGTCGGCCCCGGCGACGTGTTGCAGATCGTCGTGTGGGATCACCCCGAACTCGCAGCCGCGCTCGGTCAGCCGGCCCAGAACTCGAAGACGACGGATGCCGCACCTGGCTTCCTGATCGATGAAAACGGCGATGTGCAGTTCCCGTACGCGGGCACCGTGCATGTGGCCGGCAAGGATGTCGCCTCGATCCAGAAGGAACTGTCGCGGCGTCTGAGCAAGGTGTATCAGAAGCCGGAAGTGACGGTGCGGGTCGCCTCGTTCCGCGCGGCGCAGGTGTATGTCGACGGCGAAGTGCGCACGCCCGGTGCCCAGTCGGTCAACGACATTCCGATGTCGCTGACCACCGCGATCAGCCTGAGCGGCGGTCTCAGCGCGAATGCCGATCGCAGCCGCGTGGTGTTGCTCCGCAACGGCGTGCCTTATCAGCTCAACATCGACGATCTGATCAAGCGCGGCCGCAATCCGTCGGATATCTACCTGCAACCGGGCGACGTGCTGCGCGTCGCCTCGCGTGAAGACAGCGGTGTCTACGTGATGGGCGAGGTCAACAAGCCGGCGACCATCCTGCCGATGCGCAACGGTTCGCTGACGCTTTCGCAAGCGATTTCCGACAGCGGCAGCTTCGACTCGAACACGGCCGCGGCACGCCAACTGTTCGTGATCCGTAACTCGACAAGCGAAAAACCCGAGGTCTATCACCTCGATGCGACTTCGCCGGTGTCGATGGTGCTCGCCAACCAGTTCGAGCTTCAGCCGAAGGACGTGGTGTACGTCGGTCAAGGCGGGCTGGTCCGCTTCAACCGTGTGCTGAACCTGCTGCTGCCGGCGATCAATGCGGCTGTAACGGGCGTCGTGCTCACGAAATAA
- a CDS encoding undecaprenyl-phosphate glucose phosphotransferase — protein MRKFQDLLARVFDVALVLVGAAVASQIRFDYLAQSGFYWALVMFSAAFALAIFPAFGVYESWRGRSKLALAGQVSLAWLMVQGSALVLMYSLHRIDFVSRLWFSYWTAVTGGLLIAYRLMTHAVLARARSAGLNLHQVAIVGSGSQCDAIIRRIGAAPATGFRATAVYNARPDVSPVTSPGVPVFDTVDALAGYMRTNDVHELWLMLSLTEEPLICSLVSEFRDDLVNIRFMPDVRSLALFEGSGVIDLLGVPAINLVASPLSANSMLKKEIFDRLFALTALIALAPVMFAIAIAVKLSSRGPVLFKQKRKGADGRVFTIYKFRSMRLHTEQKGVVRQATRNDPRVTRVGAFLRRTSLDELPQFFNVLRGDMSVVGPRPHALEHDDLYQKVVAGYINRYRIKPGITGWAQINGFRGETDRIEKMERRVEHDLYYLGHWSFALDMRIIGATIVAGLVHRNAY, from the coding sequence ATGCGCAAGTTTCAGGATTTGCTCGCGCGAGTTTTCGATGTTGCATTGGTGTTGGTGGGGGCGGCGGTGGCGTCGCAGATCCGCTTTGATTACCTCGCTCAATCCGGGTTCTATTGGGCGCTCGTGATGTTTTCCGCAGCGTTCGCGCTGGCCATCTTTCCGGCGTTCGGCGTCTACGAATCATGGCGCGGCCGCTCCAAGCTGGCGCTGGCCGGCCAGGTTTCGCTCGCCTGGCTGATGGTGCAAGGCAGCGCCCTCGTGCTGATGTATTCGCTGCATCGTATCGACTTCGTGTCGCGCCTGTGGTTCTCATACTGGACGGCGGTGACCGGCGGCCTGCTGATCGCCTACCGGCTGATGACCCACGCGGTGCTGGCGCGCGCGCGCAGCGCCGGCCTGAATCTGCATCAGGTGGCGATCGTCGGCAGCGGCTCGCAGTGCGACGCCATCATTCGCCGGATCGGCGCCGCGCCGGCCACCGGCTTTCGCGCCACGGCCGTGTACAACGCCCGGCCGGACGTGTCGCCCGTCACCAGTCCGGGTGTGCCGGTGTTCGACACGGTCGACGCGCTGGCGGGCTATATGCGCACCAATGACGTACACGAACTATGGCTGATGCTCTCGCTCACCGAGGAGCCGCTGATCTGCTCGCTGGTCAGCGAGTTCCGCGACGACCTGGTGAATATCCGCTTCATGCCCGACGTGCGCAGCCTCGCGCTCTTCGAGGGCAGCGGCGTGATCGATCTGCTCGGTGTGCCGGCAATCAATCTGGTGGCTTCGCCGCTGTCGGCCAATTCGATGCTGAAGAAGGAAATTTTCGACCGTCTGTTCGCCTTGACGGCGCTGATCGCTCTGGCACCCGTCATGTTCGCGATCGCGATCGCGGTGAAGCTGTCCTCGCGTGGTCCGGTTCTGTTCAAACAGAAACGCAAAGGCGCGGACGGCCGGGTATTCACGATCTACAAATTCCGCTCGATGCGTCTGCATACCGAGCAGAAAGGCGTCGTCAGGCAGGCCACGCGCAACGATCCGCGCGTCACCAGGGTGGGCGCGTTCCTGCGCCGCACGAGCCTCGACGAATTGCCGCAATTCTTCAACGTGTTGCGTGGCGACATGTCGGTCGTTGGACCGCGTCCCCATGCACTCGAGCACGACGACCTCTATCAGAAAGTGGTCGCGGGCTATATCAATCGCTACCGGATCAAACCGGGGATCACGGGGTGGGCACAGATCAACGGCTTTCGTGGCGAGACCGACCGCATCGAGAAGATGGAGCGTCGGGTGGAACATGACTTGTATTACCTGGGACATTGGTCGTTCGCACTCGACATGCGGATTATCGGCGCGACGATAGTCGCCGGACTGGTGCATCGAAACGCTTACTAA
- a CDS encoding mannose-1-phosphate guanylyltransferase/mannose-6-phosphate isomerase, translating into MLTQGAVSAVSINPDSAGAAAAHGRCARIVPVILAGGSGTRLWPVSRENFPKQLIDVVGSDSLLQATARRMDAFPAGWKVDAAPIIVCGEEHRFVIAEQLHENGVDARLIVEPARRDTAPALTLAASLACADGGDAILVVMPADHSIADVPALQAALELAARYAEQGAIATLGVPPTRPDTGFGYIRIGAELAGGGHAIDGFVEKPAEELAAKYVAAGVYWWNSGIFIVRASVWLDTLKRLQPDMHSACERAFTGGRQDGAYFRPLVDAFLSSPANSIDYAVMERLTETAEPDAPDGESASAPATPAGVVVGLDAGWSDLGSWDAVWAAMEKDVNGNAGRGRVTFEGAVSSYAHSEGRLVACVGTTNVVVVETADAVLVVDRSHVQDVKGLVSRIKAQHAPEADAHRKVRRPWGFYDSIDHGERFQVKRIVVTPGAQLSLQLHHHRAEHWVVVRGTALVTRGEEQFLLSENESTYIPLGTRHRLENPGKVPLEIIEIQSGTYLGEDDIVRFNDNYGRCS; encoded by the coding sequence ATGTTGACTCAGGGAGCTGTGAGCGCCGTGTCGATCAATCCCGACAGTGCGGGAGCCGCGGCGGCGCACGGGCGCTGCGCGCGCATCGTCCCGGTCATTCTCGCGGGCGGTTCAGGCACGCGGCTGTGGCCGGTGTCGCGCGAAAACTTTCCGAAGCAACTGATCGACGTAGTCGGCTCCGACTCGCTTCTGCAGGCCACCGCGCGCCGCATGGACGCGTTTCCCGCCGGCTGGAAAGTGGATGCGGCGCCGATCATCGTGTGCGGCGAGGAACACCGCTTCGTGATCGCCGAACAACTTCATGAAAATGGCGTCGACGCTCGTCTTATTGTCGAGCCGGCGCGACGCGATACGGCGCCCGCGTTGACGCTGGCGGCTTCGCTGGCGTGCGCGGACGGTGGCGACGCGATCCTCGTCGTCATGCCGGCGGATCATTCCATTGCCGATGTGCCCGCCTTGCAGGCCGCGCTCGAACTGGCGGCGCGGTACGCGGAGCAGGGCGCGATCGCGACGCTGGGCGTGCCGCCCACGCGCCCCGATACTGGCTTCGGTTATATCCGCATCGGCGCGGAATTGGCGGGCGGCGGCCACGCGATCGACGGTTTCGTCGAAAAGCCCGCGGAAGAACTCGCGGCGAAGTACGTCGCCGCGGGCGTGTATTGGTGGAACAGCGGCATCTTCATCGTCCGCGCCAGCGTGTGGCTCGACACGTTGAAACGTCTGCAGCCGGACATGCATTCGGCTTGCGAACGCGCTTTCACCGGGGGGCGCCAGGACGGCGCGTATTTCCGGCCATTGGTCGACGCGTTCCTCAGTTCGCCCGCGAATTCGATCGATTACGCGGTGATGGAGCGCCTGACCGAGACGGCCGAACCGGACGCGCCGGATGGCGAGTCCGCCAGCGCGCCGGCGACGCCGGCGGGCGTCGTGGTCGGGTTGGATGCCGGCTGGTCGGACCTCGGTTCCTGGGACGCTGTCTGGGCCGCGATGGAGAAGGACGTCAACGGTAACGCGGGGCGCGGCCGGGTGACGTTCGAAGGCGCGGTATCGAGCTACGCGCATTCGGAAGGGCGGCTGGTCGCCTGTGTCGGCACCACCAACGTGGTGGTGGTCGAAACCGCCGACGCGGTGCTGGTAGTCGACCGCTCGCATGTGCAGGACGTGAAGGGTCTCGTGTCGCGCATCAAGGCGCAGCACGCGCCTGAAGCCGACGCGCATCGCAAGGTGCGCCGCCCTTGGGGTTTCTACGATTCGATCGATCATGGCGAGCGCTTCCAGGTCAAGCGCATCGTCGTGACGCCCGGCGCGCAACTGTCGTTGCAATTGCATCACCACCGCGCTGAACACTGGGTCGTCGTGCGCGGCACCGCACTCGTCACGCGCGGCGAGGAGCAGTTCCTGTTGAGCGAAAACGAATCGACCTACATTCCGCTCGGCACCCGCCACCGGCTCGAAAACCCCGGCAAGGTGCCGCTCGAAATCATCGAAATCCAGTCAGGTACCTATCTTGGTGAAGACGACATTGTGAGGTTCAACGACAACTACGGCCGCTGCTCCTAA
- a CDS encoding helix-turn-helix domain-containing protein codes for MTCASLESAMLRWVHAPNKGMRRIAILMFNDCSLQGAGVVAEVFQAANEMASSGSGGWLYDVSFLSADGGMVTSSSALRVWTDGLDARHYGGFDALYVAGGKGAFAAASDERLIAWLRRVRRNTGMIRPIAEGRALLDAAYVPDSKDSKDGADLNGQPMQARQPEQGADAGDRLESMRSALAMIKRDLGSATARTVAERLLADSCSNLAPLLGEDGGLSPGDKVRAAARWLQENCQQAISIADAAQFAAMSERNFLRRFKMEMGITPSSFLLHERLAVTCSLLTESELPVDKIARRTGMGNGDRLAKVFRKRMRISPTEFRIQSRRLVGE; via the coding sequence ATGACCTGCGCGAGTCTCGAGTCTGCAATGCTGCGCTGGGTGCACGCTCCGAACAAGGGTATGCGTCGCATCGCGATACTGATGTTCAACGACTGCTCGCTGCAGGGAGCCGGGGTCGTTGCCGAAGTGTTTCAGGCTGCGAACGAAATGGCTTCGTCCGGCTCGGGCGGCTGGTTATACGACGTTTCCTTCCTGTCGGCCGATGGCGGCATGGTGACTTCATCGTCCGCGCTGCGTGTCTGGACGGATGGACTCGATGCGCGGCATTACGGTGGTTTCGATGCGTTGTACGTGGCGGGCGGCAAGGGCGCATTCGCCGCCGCGAGCGACGAGCGGCTGATAGCCTGGCTGCGCCGTGTGCGCCGCAACACCGGCATGATCCGGCCGATCGCGGAGGGCCGCGCGCTGCTCGATGCAGCCTACGTGCCGGACAGCAAGGACAGCAAGGACGGCGCGGACCTGAACGGGCAACCCATGCAGGCGCGCCAGCCGGAACAGGGCGCCGACGCGGGCGATCGCCTCGAATCGATGCGCAGCGCGCTCGCCATGATCAAGCGCGATCTCGGCAGCGCCACGGCGCGTACGGTGGCCGAGCGCCTGCTGGCCGATTCGTGCTCGAATCTCGCGCCCCTGCTCGGTGAGGACGGTGGTCTGAGCCCCGGCGACAAGGTCCGCGCGGCCGCGCGCTGGCTGCAGGAGAACTGCCAGCAGGCTATTTCGATTGCCGATGCGGCGCAGTTTGCCGCGATGAGCGAGCGCAACTTTCTGCGCCGCTTCAAGATGGAAATGGGCATTACGCCCTCGAGTTTCCTGTTGCATGAGCGCCTTGCGGTGACCTGCAGCCTGTTGACCGAATCCGAGTTGCCGGTCGACAAGATCGCGCGGCGTACCGGCATGGGCAATGGCGATCGTCTCGCGAAGGTGTTTCGCAAGCGAATGAGAATTTCGCCCACCGAATTTCGGATTCAAAGCCGCCGACTGGTCGGCGAATAG